The Tatumella ptyseos genome segment CAAATACGTTCATTCAATAACTGTTCGAATAAATCAACGGTATTAATTTTCCCCGGCAGCTCAGCCCAGAAAACGAAACCGCCCATTGGCCGAGTGGCTTGTGTACCTTCTGGAAAATAGCGCGAAATCATATCCCGCACTTTATCCATATTGCTAGCATAGCGTCTACGCAGTGAACGTAGATGGTGGTCGTAACCGCCATTAGCGATAAATTCAGCCAAGGTAGAAGTTAAAAGCGCCGACTCACCCAAGGTGCTTAGCCCTTTTAGGCGAGAGATTGCATCATGAAAACGGCCTGCCATCATCCAGCCAATACGAAAGTCAGGAGCTAAGGTTTTGGTAAAACTGGTGCAGTAGATTACCCAACCTTCTTTATCGAAGCTTTTTACCGCGGGAGATTCTGGGTTGTGGAATTGCAGTTCGCTATAAATACCATCTTCAATCACCGGTAATTGGTAGTGTTGTGCTAACTGCGCCAGCCGCTTTTTATCTGCGATAGAGGAAGTAAACCCTAATGGATTGTGGACTGTCGGGATGGTAATGAGTGCGGAGATCCGCTTCTCTTTCAGCATCAATTCAAGAACGTCCATCTTGATCCCTTGCCGAGGATCCGTGGGGATCTCGACGGCTTTCAATCCTAACTCTGCTAGTAAAGGAAATAGGAAAAAGTAGGTCGGACTTTCCACCCCAATACAATCCCCGGGAGAAGTGATAACCCGCAAGGCTAACTGAATTGCCTCTGAACAACCATGGGTGATGATGATCTCTTCGGCAGAGAGGGATAATCCTGAATAGAGGGCGCGTTTCGCAATTTGTTCGCGTAATGCTTCACCATTATTTGGGAGAGCATATTTGGAGATAATTTCAGGCTTTCGACGTAATAATGAGGCAGCAATTTTTGTT includes the following:
- a CDS encoding aminotransferase-like domain-containing protein; its protein translation is MTAATTRYQQLADEFATLIHQGKIKAGQRLPAIRRVAETHQVSVNTVLSAWQRLENRGLVEARPQSGFYVRSVLAEVASSAPRQLKPRELGREKMALIEAAFAAQRNPAYTNISLACPQHEDFFPTAKLTKIAASLLRRKPEIISKYALPNNGEALREQIAKRALYSGLSLSAEEIIITHGCSEAIQLALRVITSPGDCIGVESPTYFFLFPLLAELGLKAVEIPTDPRQGIKMDVLELMLKEKRISALITIPTVHNPLGFTSSIADKKRLAQLAQHYQLPVIEDGIYSELQFHNPESPAVKSFDKEGWVIYCTSFTKTLAPDFRIGWMMAGRFHDAISRLKGLSTLGESALLTSTLAEFIANGGYDHHLRSLRRRYASNMDKVRDMISRYFPEGTQATRPMGGFVFWAELPGKINTVDLFEQLLNERICVTPGSLYSLSEHYHHALRLSCCYPFDERYRYALRRTGELACEMTGIPPQDFQITGTIPLDEGYSEP